One window of the Epinephelus moara isolate mb chromosome 24, YSFRI_EMoa_1.0, whole genome shotgun sequence genome contains the following:
- the dusp7 gene encoding dual specificity protein phosphatase 7 — protein MKINHLWRGSVIVTMMMMSSKSVEWLQEELESGASSLLLLDCRPHELYESSHIESAINLAIPGLMLRRLKKGNLPIRSIIPNNEDKEKFVKRCKTDVVVLYDEATSERQESGLGSSVLGLLLQKLRDDGCKAFYLEGGFNKFQSEYPEHCETNLDCSCPSSSPPASVLGLGGLRISSDCSDGESDREPGSATESEGSPLPNNQPAFPVQILPYLYLGCAKDSTNLDVLSKYNIKYILNVTPNLPNMFEHEGDFKYKQIPISDHWSQNLSQFFPEAISFIDEARSKKCGILVHCLAGISRSVTVTVAYLMQKLNLSLNDAYDFVKRKKSNISPNFNFMGQLLDFERTLGLNSPCDNHSTSPTHDQLFFTTPTNHNVFQLDTLEST, from the exons ATGAAAATTAATCATCTGTGGAGAGGCTCTGTGATCGTGACTATGATGATGATGTCGAGTAAGAGCGTGGAGTggctgcaggaggagctggagtcCGGGGccagctctctgctgctgctggactgcAGACCCCATGAGCTGTACGAGTCCTCGCACATCGAGTCGGCCATCAACCTGGCCATCCCGGGCCTCATGCTCCGGAGGCTGAAGAAGGGCAACCTCCCCATCCGCTCCATCATCCCCAACAACGAGGATAAGGAGAAATTTGTCAAGCGCTGCAAGACGGACGTGGTGGTGCTGTACGACGAGGCGACCTCGGAGCGGCAGGAGTCCGGGCTGGGGAGCTCCGTGCTGGGGCTGCTCCTGCAGAAACTGCGGGACGACGGGTGCAAAGCTTTCTACCTGGAGG GGGGCTTCAACAAGTTCCAGTCGGAGTACCCCGAGCACTGCGAGACCAATCTGGATTGCTCCTGTCCCAGCAGCTCCCCACCAGCCTCCGTCCTCGGCCTTGGAGGACTCCGCATCAGCTCCGACTGCTCGGACGGGGAATCTGACCGCGAGCCGGGCAGCGCCACAGAGTCGGAGGGCAGCCCGCTCCCCAACAACCAGCCAGCGTTTCCCGTCCAGATCCTGCCGTACCTTTACCTGGGCTGTGCCAAAGACTCCACCAACCTCGATGTGCTCAGCAAGTACAACATCAAGTACATCCTCAACGTGACACCCAACCTGCCCAACATGTTCGAACACGAAGGCGACTTCAAGTACAAACAGATCCCCATCTCTGATCACTGGAGCCAGAACCTCTCTCAGTTTTTCCCCGAGGCCATTTCATTCATTG ACGAGGCACGCTCAAAAAAGTGCGGCATCCTTGTGCACTGTCTGGCCGGGATCAGCCGCTCTGTGACCGTCACGGTGGCCTACCTAATGCAGAAGCTCAACCTGTCGCTGAACGACGCCTACGACTTTGTCAAGCGGAAAAAGTCGAACATTTCTCCAAACTTCAACTTCATGGGCCAGCTCCTGGACTTTGAGCGGACACTGGGCCTCAACAGCCCCTGCGACAACCACTCGACCTCCCCGACGCACGACCAGCTCTTCTTCACCACCCCAACCAATCACAATGTGTTTCAACTGGACACACTGGAGTCCACATGA